A single window of Salvia splendens isolate huo1 chromosome 6, SspV2, whole genome shotgun sequence DNA harbors:
- the LOC121806236 gene encoding homeobox protein ATH1-like isoform X1 gives MFDSISNTFAFLFPMRVMLERSGLINMQTDETVGGFGLPPTYIVGDAMNKLSGQLTSRVATASDALCPNNILSANRAMSQISPFHGADRFLEAIPLPNLSIGTFPYTSIDNHQEKVAIPGCPQNMRYSAVMNGLDVIGPSLETLPHGYGGLPFPPELIGMVVGRTSLPPPAQPARSCNSREWPMMEQVGFGSHSQDSSQYSNELSLSLVTSKPSILQGHSTPQMQCSEMCYSLPEHTSSSSKNQSPGSKPLQLPPLLPGSRFLEALQEILAAIACYALENIEDIGINVSYSSISSSNGIEADQAFVFQMQETSLEAKRKHLLSLLQMVDDQYSQCLDDIHTVTSAFHAVTELEPNLHARFALPTISFMYKSLRERISNHILAIGAHLKEGETRENKSFEASFIQKQWALQQLSKRDHQLWRPQRGLPETSVSVLRTWMFQNFLHPYPKDSEKHLLALKSGLTRNQVSNWFINARVRLWKPMIEEMCAEMNRRKAREEDEEMEGNHRNQMRFETRRFTRD, from the exons ATGTTTGATAGTATATCTAATACTTTTGCATTTCTCTTTCCCATGCGTGTTATGTTGGAAAGGAGTGGCCTTATCAATATGCAAACAGATGAAACTGTTGGCGGATTCGGGCTGCCTCCGACTTACATAGTCGGAGACGCCATGAACAAGCTTTCTGGCCAGCTAACGAGTCGAGTTGCCACAGCAAGCGATGCTCTCTGTCCCAATAATATCCTATCAGCAAACCGAGCCATGAGTCAAATCAGCCCGTTCCATGGGGCTGATCGGTTTTTAGAGGCAATTCCTCTCCCTAATCTATCCATTGGCACCTTCCCTTATACCTCCATTGACAATCATCAGGAAAAGGTTGCAATTCCGGGATGTCCTCAAAACATGAGATATAGCGCTGTCATGAATGGCCTAGATGTCATCGGTCCCTCCCTCGAGACATTACCCCATGGCTACGGAGGCCTACCTTTCCCTCCTGAGCTCATTGGGATGGTAGTTGGAAGAACAAGCCTCCCACCACCGGCCCAACCAGCTCGTAGCTGCAACTCGAGGGAATGGCCAATGATGGAGCAAGTAGGGTTCGGTTCCCACAGCCAAGACTCGTCTCAGTATAGCAATGAGCTGTCTCTGAGTCTCGTGACATCAAAGCCTTCTATTCTACAGGGGCACTCAACACCACAGATGCAGTGCTCGGAGATGTGCTACTCGTTGCCCGAGCATACTTCTTCCAGTAGCAAGAACCAGTCACCTGGCTCCAAACCGCTCCAACTTCCACCGTTGCTGCCAGGATCAAGGTTTCTCGAGGCCCTCCAAGAAATACTCGCTGCAATAGCTTGCTATGCACTAGAGAACATTGAAGATATTGGAATAAACGTCTCGTATTCTTCAATTAGCTCCTCCAACGGGATTGAAGCGGATCAAGCGTTTGTATTTCAAATGCAAGAAACTAGCCTTGAAGCAAAGAGAAAGCATCTCCTATCTCTACTGCAAATG GTTGATGACCAATACAGCCAGTGCCTCGATGATATCCACACGGTCACCTCTGCATTTCATGCTGTGACGGAGCTAGAACCTAATCTGCACGCCCGTTTTGCTCTACCCACAATCTCGTTCATGTACAAGAGCCTCCGGGAGAGGATCAGTAACCACATTCTTGCAATCGGAGCTCATCTCAAGGAGGGAGAAACGCGAGAAAACAAGTCATTCGAGGCAAGCTTCATCCAGAAGCAGTGGGCTCTGCAGCAGCTTAGCAAGAGAGATCATCAACTATGGAGGCCTCAAAGAGGCCTCCCTGAAACATCTGTCTCCGTTTTGAGGACATGGATGTTTCAGAACTTCCTCCACCC GTATCCAAAAGACTCGGAGAAGCACTTGCTTGCTTTGAAAAGTGGCCTAACTAGGAATCAG GTGTCGAACTGGTTTATAAACGCTCGTGTCCGGCTATGGAAGCCAATGATCGAGGAAATGTGTGCAGAAATGAACAGAAGAAAAGCAcgggaggaagatgaagaaatgGAAGGCAACCACAGAAACCAAATGCGCTTTGAAACTAGGAGATTTACAAGGGATTGA
- the LOC121806238 gene encoding probable ADP,ATP carrier protein At5g56450, whose product MAAAEEEKLKGGGDRREFRPSTCLSSFHRDLTAAALMGGVVHTIVAPIERAKLLLQTQESNAAILAGGSHRRFRGMIDCIGRTVKEEGVLSLWRGNGSSVIRYYPSVALNFSLKDLYRNILRGNSREGSLLSGPSANFLAGSAAGCMTLIIIYPLDIAHTRLAADLGRMETRQFRGIGHFLSTVYRKDGVRGVYKGILASLQGMVVHRGLYFGGFDTMKEKMAEKSSSDVALWKRWAAAQAVTTVAGMLSYPLDTVRRRMMMQSGTERPMYRTTLDCWRTIYKVEGFTSFYRGAMSNIFRSTGAAAVLVLYDEIKKFMNLAGL is encoded by the exons atggcggcggcggaggaggagaagCTGAAGGGCGGCGGTGATCGGAGAGAATTTAGACCGTCCACGTGTCTGAGCAGTTTCCACCGGGATCTGACGGCGGCGGCGCTGATGGGGGGCGTCGTGCACACGATTGTGGCCCCAATAGAGAGGGCGAAGCTGCTGCTGCAGACGCAGGAGAGTAATGCGGCTATATTGGCCGGCGGCAGCCACCGTAGGTTTAGAGGGATGATTGATTGCATTGGCCGTACGGTgaaagaggaaggggtcttgtcCCTGTGGAGAGGGAATGGCAGCAGCGTCATCAGATATTACCCCTCTGTTGCCCTCAATTTCTCTCTCAAG GACCTTTATAGGAACATTCTGCGTGGGAACTCACGCGAAGGCAGTCTTCTTTCCGGCCCTTCTGCCAACTTCCTTGCTGGATCTGCAGCGGGCTGCATGACGCTGATCATCATCTATCCCCTCGACATAGCCCACACCCGTCTAGCCGCCGATCTTGGGAGAATGGAGACGCGCCAGTTCAGAGGCATCGGTCATTTCCTAAGCACTGTATATAGAAAAGATGGAGTCCGGGGAGTCTACAAGGGCATCCTGGCCTCTCTACAGGGCATGGTTGTCCATCGGGGCCTCTACTTTGGCGGGTTCGACACCATGAAAGAGAAGATGGCTGAGAAGTCCAGCTCAGACGTTGCGCTATGGAAGCGCTGGGCCGCTGCCCAGGCCGTGACAACAGTGGCCGGGATGCTGTCGTACCCGCTCGACACGGTTCGGAGGCGGATGATGATGCAGTCCGGCACAGAGAGGCCGATGTACAGGACAACGCTCGACTGCTGGAGGACGATATACAAGGTCGAAGGTTTCACCTCATTTTACCGCGGCGCAATGTCGAATATTTTTAGGAGCACAGGCGCTGCAGCTGTTTTGGTTTTGTATGATGAGATCAAGAAATTTATGAATTTGGCTGGATTATAG
- the LOC121809800 gene encoding vacuolar-processing enzyme-like produces MMIRSRYSALALFILTFSIIAVSDGGDFIRLPSEARRFFDGDDVGTRWAILLAGSNGYWNYRHQADICHAYQVLKRGGLKDENIVVFMYDDIANNEENPRRGIIVNSPHGEDVYNGVSKDYVGEHVTVDNFFAVLLGNKTAVKGGSGKVVDSGPNDHIFIYYSDHGGPGVLGMPTSPYLYANDLINVLKKKHASGTYNSLVFYLEACESGSIFEGLLPEGLNIYATTAANAEESSWGTYCPGDSPSSTPDEYGTCLADLYSVAWMEDSDAHNLRTETLRQQYQLVKKRTAAGNSYYGSHVMQYGDLKQSLDTLYMYMGTNPANDNLTLLSDNFLWPSSKAVNQRDADLLHFWHKFSKAPEGSTRKFESQQQLAEAMTHRTHVDNNIKLIGKLLFGIERGPKVLNNIRPAGEPLVDDWNCLKLLVRKFETYCGSLSQYGMKHMRSIANICNAGVNVQQMAEASSQACTSFPSNPWSSLHRGFSA; encoded by the exons ATGATGATCCGATCCCGCTACTCCGCTCTCGCACTCTTCATCCTAACCTTCTCGATCATCGCCGTGTCCGACGGCGGCGATTTCATCAGGCTTCCTTCCGAGGCTCGCCGCTTCTTCGACGGCGATGACGTCGGCACTAGATGGGCTATCCTGTTAGCTGGCTCCAATGGCTACTGGAATTATCGCCACCAG GCCGATATATGCCATGCGTATCAAGTCTTAAAACGGGGTGGTCTCAAAGATGAAAACATTGTTGTTTTCATGTATGATGACATTGCTAACAATGAAGAGAATCCAAGGCGTGGAATTATCGTCAATAGTCCTCATGGTGAGGATGTCTACAATGGAGTTTCGAAG GATTATGTTGGAGAACATGTTACTGTCGACAACTTTTTTGCCGTCCTTCTTGGGAACAAAACTGCAGTTAAAGGAGGTAGCGGAAAAGTCGTGGACAGTGGTCCCAAtgatcatatattcatatactACTCCGATCATGGTGGTCCTGGGGTGCTTG GGATGCCTACCAGTCCGTACCTTTATGCGAATGATCTGATCAATGTTTTAAAGAAGAAGCATGCTTCCGGAACATATAACAGCTTG GTATTTTACCTTGAAGCATGCGAGTCAGGAAGTATATTCGAAGGTCTTCTTCCTGAAGGCTTGAATATATACGCAACCACGGCAGCAAATGCAGAAGAAAGTAGCTGGGGAACGTACTGTCCAGGAGACTCTCCTAGTTCTACACCTGATGAATACGGGACTTGCTTAGCTGATTTGTATAGTGTTGCATGGATGGAGGACAG TGACGCGCATAATCTACGCACCGAGACTTTGAGACAACAATATCAATTG GTGAAAAAGAGAACTGCTGCTGGAAATTCTTATTATGGCTCCCATGTCATGCAATATGGTGATCTGAAACAAAGTTTGGATACTCTTTACATGTACATGGGTACAAATCCTGCAAATGATAACTTGACTTTGTTGAGTGATAACTTTCTGTGGCCATCTTCTAAAGCTGTTAACCAGCGGGATGCAGATCTTCTACATTTTTGGCATAAG TTCAGTAAGGCTCCTGAAGGCTCGACAAGGAAATTTGAATCCCAGCAACAACTTGCGGAAGCTATGACACATCGAACACACGTAGATAACAATATTAAACTTATTGGAAAACTTCTTTTCGGGATCGAGAGGGGCCCCAAAGTGCTCAACAACATCAGACCTGCCGGAGAACCTCTTGTTGATGACTGGAATTGCCTTAAATTGCTG GTTCGAAAATTTGAGACTTATTGTGGATCTCTATCCCAATACGGGATGAAACATATGCGTTCCATCGCCAATATCTGCAATGCTGGGGTGAATGTACAGCAAATGGCCGAAGCATCCTCCCAAGCCTGCACCAGTTTCCCTTCTAACCCTTGGAGCTCGCTGCACAGGGGCTTCAGTGCTTGA
- the LOC121809298 gene encoding uncharacterized membrane protein DDB_G0293934-like isoform X3: MSHSCNWLNISHYSEVGARSSEMERKNSHATNRDGSLSRSAATTSSDFVLQWGNRKRLRCMKVHVKGATTNDPPGSDPSKRVNRRVVRSDLLNNNNNNTTKNPIPNPPTFTNGNLNLRHRPTSPSHRILRNSEREIGMRGNSNGVKGLASPDRGERKGTSTSNNGHSHHHHPNNNKANNSNHNHENNHHSGGGGSGSSENAHDIKKGDGDAAVWPKFVIGLTNKEKEEDFMALKGSKLPQRPKKRAKLIQRTLNANGD; this comes from the exons ATGAGCCATTCCTGCAATTGGCTAAATATATCTCATTATTCCGAAGTTG GTGCACGAAGCAGCGAGATGGAGAGGAAGAATTCCCACGCGACCAATAGAGATGGATCATTGTCCAGGTCAGCTGCTACGACGTCGTCGGACTTCGTTTTACAGTGGGGGAACCGGAAAAGGTTACGCTGTATGAAGGTCCACGTTAAGGGCGCTACTACTAACGACCCGCCCGGTTCGGATCCGTCTAAGCGGGTGAACCGGCGGGTAGTTAGGTCGGATCTTCTcaataataacaataacaacACTACCAAGAATCCGATCCCAAATCCGCCCACCTTTACCAATGGCAATCTGAACCTCCGCCACCGCCCCACCTCTCCGTCTCATCGAATTCTCAG AAATTCAGAGAGAGAAATTGGTATGAGAGGGAATAGCAATGGTGTGAAAGGGTTGGCCTCTCCGGATAGAGGTGAAAGAAAAGGTACATCTACTAGCAATAATGGTCATAGCCACCACCATCACCCCAATAATAACAAGGCCAATAATAGCAATCACAATCATGAAAACAACCACCACAGCGGCGGTGGTGGTTCTGGGTCATCGGAGAACGCCCATGATATAAAAAAGGGCGACGGGGATGCCGCGGTGTGGCCCAAGTTTGTGATCGGCTTGACCAacaaggagaaggaggaggatttCATGGCGCTTAAAGGGTCCAAGCTTCCTCAACGGCCTAAGAAGCGAGCTAAATTGATTCAGCGCACACTCAAT GCTAATGGTGactaa
- the LOC121806237 gene encoding mitochondrial carrier protein CoAc1-like, producing the protein MMNSSQGSTLSSNVTGFAGAASAHREAKYIDTVPVYVKELIAGGAAGGIAKTAVAPLERTKILLQTRTQGFHSLGIYPSLKKLLKHEGVAGFYKGNGASVLRIVPYAALHFMAYEQYRSQILDNYSALGTGPVVDLLAGSAAGGTAVLCTYPLDLARTKLAYQVVDTRGDLKHGTRQFHSNPGYTGIGNVFKKVYTEGGVRGLYRGIGPTLIGILPYAGLKFYVYEELKRHVPEEHQKSIAMRLSCGAIAGVLGQTLTYPLDVVRRQMQVEHLQPSSQGGHVYKSTWEGLASIFRNHGWRQLFAGLSINYIKVVPSVAIGFTVYDSMKTRLQIPPRQKSSSTASA; encoded by the exons ATGATGAATTCTTCACAGGGTTCTACCCTTTCATCGAATGTGACTGGATTTGCTGGGGCAGCTTCTGCTCATAGAGAGGCCAAGTACATAGATACAGTTCCTGTGTATGTAAAGGAGCTCATTGCTGGTGGTGCAGCTGGTGGAATTGCTAAGACAGCCGTTGCCCCGTTGGAACGTACTAAAATACTTCTGCAG ACTAGAACTCAAGGTTTTCATTCTCTTGGGATTTACCCCTCGTTGAAGAAGCTACTGAAGCATGAAGGCGTGGCAGGATTTTACAA AGGAAATGGAGCAAGTGTACTTCGGATTGTACCCTATGCAGCATTACATTTCATGGCCTACGAGCAGTATCGTTCACAAATCTTGGATAACTACTCGGCTTTGGGAACAGGGCCCGTTGTGGATCTCTTAGCTGGCTCGGCCGCTGGTGGGACTGCAGTTTTATGCACTTATCCACTAGATTTGGCTCGCACCAAACTCGCCTACCAG GTTGTAGACACAAGAGGAGATTTGAAGCACGGGACGAGGCAGTTTCATTCCAATCCTGGTTACACTGGAATTGGAAACGTATTCAAGAAGGTCTACACAGAAGGGGGAGTCCGAGGTCTATACCGAGGCATAG GTCCAACACTAATAGGTATACTTCCATATGCTGGCCTTAAATTTTATGTTTACGAGGAGCTGAAGAGGCACGTCCCCGAAGAACACCAGAAGTCGATTGCAATGCGGCTATCTTGTGGAGCCATAGCTGGTGTACTTGGACAGACATTGACATACCCCTTAGATGTTGTCAGGAGGCAGATGCAG GTCGAGCATCTGCAACCTTCATCACAAGGTGGTCACGTGTATAAGAGCACGTGGGAGGGGCTCGCTTCCATTTTCCGTAATCATGGTTGGAGGCAGTTGTTCGCTGGCCTAAGCATCAATTACATCAAG GTTGTACCATCTGTTGCAATTGGTTTCACAGTTTATGACTCGATGAAGACTCGGTTGCAGATTCCTCCTCGTCAGAAATCGAGCTCGACTGCATCAGCATGA
- the LOC121806236 gene encoding homeobox protein ATH1-like isoform X2 produces MQTDETVGGFGLPPTYIVGDAMNKLSGQLTSRVATASDALCPNNILSANRAMSQISPFHGADRFLEAIPLPNLSIGTFPYTSIDNHQEKVAIPGCPQNMRYSAVMNGLDVIGPSLETLPHGYGGLPFPPELIGMVVGRTSLPPPAQPARSCNSREWPMMEQVGFGSHSQDSSQYSNELSLSLVTSKPSILQGHSTPQMQCSEMCYSLPEHTSSSSKNQSPGSKPLQLPPLLPGSRFLEALQEILAAIACYALENIEDIGINVSYSSISSSNGIEADQAFVFQMQETSLEAKRKHLLSLLQMVDDQYSQCLDDIHTVTSAFHAVTELEPNLHARFALPTISFMYKSLRERISNHILAIGAHLKEGETRENKSFEASFIQKQWALQQLSKRDHQLWRPQRGLPETSVSVLRTWMFQNFLHPYPKDSEKHLLALKSGLTRNQVSNWFINARVRLWKPMIEEMCAEMNRRKAREEDEEMEGNHRNQMRFETRRFTRD; encoded by the exons ATGCAAACAGATGAAACTGTTGGCGGATTCGGGCTGCCTCCGACTTACATAGTCGGAGACGCCATGAACAAGCTTTCTGGCCAGCTAACGAGTCGAGTTGCCACAGCAAGCGATGCTCTCTGTCCCAATAATATCCTATCAGCAAACCGAGCCATGAGTCAAATCAGCCCGTTCCATGGGGCTGATCGGTTTTTAGAGGCAATTCCTCTCCCTAATCTATCCATTGGCACCTTCCCTTATACCTCCATTGACAATCATCAGGAAAAGGTTGCAATTCCGGGATGTCCTCAAAACATGAGATATAGCGCTGTCATGAATGGCCTAGATGTCATCGGTCCCTCCCTCGAGACATTACCCCATGGCTACGGAGGCCTACCTTTCCCTCCTGAGCTCATTGGGATGGTAGTTGGAAGAACAAGCCTCCCACCACCGGCCCAACCAGCTCGTAGCTGCAACTCGAGGGAATGGCCAATGATGGAGCAAGTAGGGTTCGGTTCCCACAGCCAAGACTCGTCTCAGTATAGCAATGAGCTGTCTCTGAGTCTCGTGACATCAAAGCCTTCTATTCTACAGGGGCACTCAACACCACAGATGCAGTGCTCGGAGATGTGCTACTCGTTGCCCGAGCATACTTCTTCCAGTAGCAAGAACCAGTCACCTGGCTCCAAACCGCTCCAACTTCCACCGTTGCTGCCAGGATCAAGGTTTCTCGAGGCCCTCCAAGAAATACTCGCTGCAATAGCTTGCTATGCACTAGAGAACATTGAAGATATTGGAATAAACGTCTCGTATTCTTCAATTAGCTCCTCCAACGGGATTGAAGCGGATCAAGCGTTTGTATTTCAAATGCAAGAAACTAGCCTTGAAGCAAAGAGAAAGCATCTCCTATCTCTACTGCAAATG GTTGATGACCAATACAGCCAGTGCCTCGATGATATCCACACGGTCACCTCTGCATTTCATGCTGTGACGGAGCTAGAACCTAATCTGCACGCCCGTTTTGCTCTACCCACAATCTCGTTCATGTACAAGAGCCTCCGGGAGAGGATCAGTAACCACATTCTTGCAATCGGAGCTCATCTCAAGGAGGGAGAAACGCGAGAAAACAAGTCATTCGAGGCAAGCTTCATCCAGAAGCAGTGGGCTCTGCAGCAGCTTAGCAAGAGAGATCATCAACTATGGAGGCCTCAAAGAGGCCTCCCTGAAACATCTGTCTCCGTTTTGAGGACATGGATGTTTCAGAACTTCCTCCACCC GTATCCAAAAGACTCGGAGAAGCACTTGCTTGCTTTGAAAAGTGGCCTAACTAGGAATCAG GTGTCGAACTGGTTTATAAACGCTCGTGTCCGGCTATGGAAGCCAATGATCGAGGAAATGTGTGCAGAAATGAACAGAAGAAAAGCAcgggaggaagatgaagaaatgGAAGGCAACCACAGAAACCAAATGCGCTTTGAAACTAGGAGATTTACAAGGGATTGA
- the LOC121806239 gene encoding NADH dehydrogenase [ubiquinone] iron-sulfur protein 7, mitochondrial-like: MAQLARNAARLLPRTAPLNHRAALASIHTTTPSLAAASSSTPTPYSPSLPPTGSSPPGMSKAAEFVISKVDDLMNYVRRGSIWPMTFGLACCAVEMMHTGAARYDLDRFGIIFRPSPRQSDCMIVAGTLTNKMAPALRKVYDQMPEPRWVISMGSCANGGGYYHYSYSVVRGCDRIVPVDIYVPGCPPTAEALLYGLLQLQKKINRRRDFYHWWTK, translated from the exons ATGGCTCAACTAGCCAGAAATGCAGCTCGTTTACTACCTCGGACGGCGCCGTTAAACCACCGCGCAGCCCTAGCTTCGATCCACACCACCACCCCCTCTCTCGCCGCAGCTTCCTCCTCCACGCCGACGCCGTACTCGCCCTCCCTCCCACCAACGGGCTCCTCGCCGCCGGGGATGTCCAAGGCGGCGGAATTCGTGATCTCGAAGGTCGATGATCTCATGAACTATGTCCGCCGCGGCTCCATCTGGCCGATGACGTTCGGGCTGGCCTGCTGCGCCGTGGAGATGATGCACACCGGCGCCGCGCGCTACGATTTGGATCGGTTTGGGATTATATTCCGGCCGAGCCCTAGGCAGTCCGATTGCATGATTGTCGCCGGCACTCTCACGAATAAGATGGCTCCTGCTCTCCGCAA AGTCTATGACCAGATGCCTGAGCCACGGTGGGTAATCTCTATGGGAAGCTGTGCAAACGGTGGTGGTTACTACCACTACTCGTACTCTGTTGTCCGAGGTTGTGATAGGATTGTCCCTGTTGACATCTATGTACCTGGCTGTCCACCCACTGCCGAGGCCCTCCTCTATGGACTACTCCAGCTGCAGAAGAAGATCAACAGGCGAAGAGATTTCTATCATTGGTGGACCAAATAA
- the LOC121808680 gene encoding glycine dehydrogenase (decarboxylating) 2, mitochondrial-like has translation MKFSIFDEGLTEAQMIEHMKDLASKNKVFKSFIGMGYYNTFVPPVILRNIMENPAWYTQYTPYQAEISQGRLESLLNYQTMITDLTALPMSNASLLDEGTAAAETIDVCKTRADGFDLKVVVSDVKDIDYSSGGAVSGDGG, from the exons ATGAAGTTCTCAATCTTCGATGAGGGCTTGACAGAGGCTCAGATGATTGAGCACATGAAGGATCTAGCCTCCAAAAACAAAGTTTTCAAATCCTTCATTGGAATGGGGTACTACAACACGTTTGTGCCTCCTGTGATTTTGAGAAACATCATGGAGAATCCAGCTTGGTACACTCAATACACCCCTTACCAAGCTGAGATTTCACAGGGGAGGCTCGAGTCCTTGCTGAATTACCAAACCATGATCACTGACCTCACTGCCTTGCCTATGTCCAACGCCTCCCTCCTCGACGAAGGGACTGCGGCTGCAGAG ACAATCGATGTTTGCAAGACTAGGGCTGATGGATTCGATCTCAAGGTGGTTGTTTCCGATGTGAAGGACATTGATTACAGCTCCGGTGGTGCAGTATCCGGGGACGGAGGGTGA
- the LOC121809801 gene encoding delta(8)-fatty-acid desaturase 2-like: MANILPKFQQFPLLVSCLPNWTERVLFVLASFCVCAIQHIQFTLNHFAADVYVGLPKGNNWFKKQTAGTIDIECPSWMDWFFGGLQFQLEHHLFPRLLRCHLRKVSPIIKELCKEHNLPYRSLTFVEANKWTL, encoded by the coding sequence atggcaAATATTTTGCCAAAATTTCAACAGTTCCCTCTCCTCGTCTCCTGCTTGCCCAATTGGACCGAACGTGTGCTCTTCGTGCTAGCCAGCTTCTGCGTCTGTGCCATCCAGCACATCCAATTCACGCTCAACCACTTCGCCGCCGACGTCTACGTGGGCCTGCCCAAGGGGAACAACTGGTTCAAGAAACAAACCGCCGGGACCATCGACATCGAATGCCCTTCTTGGATGGATTGGTTCTTCGGCGGGCTGCAGTTTCAGCTGGAGCACCATCTATTCCCCAGGCTGCTGAGGTGCCATTTGAGGAAAGTTTCCCCCATCATTAAAGAGCTCTGTAAGGAGCACAACTTGCCCTACCGGAGCTTAACCTTCGTCGAGGCGAACAAGTGGACGCTGTGA